From the genome of Solidesulfovibrio carbinolicus, one region includes:
- a CDS encoding response regulator, which produces MADIIVLDDVIDAGVVIKRILERKGHRVAVFTEEEDALAHVAKKHPDLAILDMKLKKLSGVEVLEEIRKRSPETRVIMLTGYPTLETARESVRLGACEYCVKPIDKDELERKVAEALAAG; this is translated from the coding sequence ATGGCCGACATCATCGTTCTCGACGACGTCATCGACGCCGGCGTCGTCATCAAGCGCATCCTGGAACGCAAGGGCCACCGCGTGGCCGTTTTCACCGAGGAAGAAGACGCCTTGGCCCATGTGGCCAAGAAGCATCCCGACCTGGCCATCCTCGACATGAAGCTCAAAAAACTCAGCGGCGTGGAAGTGCTGGAGGAGATCCGCAAGCGTTCCCCGGAAACCCGGGTCATCATGTTGACCGGCTACCCCACCCTGGAGACCGCCCGGGAATCCGTGCGTCTGGGGGCCTGCGAATACTGCGTCAAGCCCATCGACAAGGACGAACTGGAGCGCAAGGTGGCCGAGGCACTGGCCGCCGGTTAG